The proteins below come from a single Mucilaginibacter mali genomic window:
- a CDS encoding UbiD family decarboxylase, whose product MGYSSLQSCITDLEKNGHLVRIKQQVDPYLEMAAIHLRVFEHEGPAILFENVKGSKFPAVSNLFGTLDRSKFIFRDTLDKVKTLVDIKTDPMQAIKHPFRYMDTALTALSALPMKVGKGASISYGKTQISELPQIVNWPMDGGPFVTMPQVYTEDADKPGVMNANLGMYRIQLAGNDYILNQEVGLHYQLHRGIGVHQTKANVKGQPLKVSIFVGGPPSHPVAAVMPLPEGLSELTFAGALGNRRFRYFYDAEGFCISADADFVITGTVMPHENKPEGPFGDHLGYYSLTHPFPLMKVHNVYHKKNAIWSFTVVGRPPQEDTSFGALIHEITGSALPQEIPGLHAVNAVDAAGVHPLLFAIGSERYTPYLNERKPQEILTIANHIFGKNQLSLAKYLFIAAQEDNPALNVNDIEGFLRHILQRVDLTRDLHFHTRTTIDTLDYSGSGLNSGSKVAVAVAGEVKRKLWQEMPPGFELPNVFSGYKMAMPGVLAVQAPKYISEQETEQQIEILNNALKNITMIGVPLMVLCDDAVFTAENINNLVWVTFTRSNPSHDIHGINSFVEHKHWGCQGPLIIDARIKPHHAPELIKDPQVEKRVDALGVKGEALYGII is encoded by the coding sequence ATGGGTTACTCCAGCTTACAATCCTGCATTACCGACCTTGAGAAGAACGGGCACCTCGTCCGCATTAAACAACAGGTTGACCCTTATTTAGAGATGGCTGCCATACACCTGCGCGTGTTTGAGCACGAGGGGCCTGCTATCCTGTTCGAGAATGTAAAGGGCAGTAAGTTCCCGGCGGTGTCCAACCTGTTCGGTACGCTGGACAGGTCGAAGTTTATCTTTCGCGATACGCTGGACAAGGTAAAAACTCTGGTGGATATCAAAACCGATCCGATGCAAGCCATCAAGCATCCGTTCAGGTATATGGATACGGCGTTGACCGCCTTGTCGGCCCTGCCCATGAAGGTTGGCAAGGGCGCGTCCATCAGCTACGGTAAAACACAGATCAGCGAGTTGCCACAGATCGTCAACTGGCCGATGGATGGCGGCCCGTTCGTCACTATGCCGCAGGTGTATACCGAAGATGCTGATAAGCCCGGCGTAATGAACGCTAATTTGGGCATGTACCGCATTCAATTGGCTGGTAACGATTATATTTTAAATCAGGAAGTTGGTTTGCATTACCAACTGCACCGGGGCATAGGTGTGCATCAAACCAAAGCAAACGTCAAAGGGCAGCCGCTAAAGGTGAGCATTTTTGTAGGCGGGCCGCCATCGCACCCGGTAGCTGCCGTAATGCCGCTGCCCGAGGGTTTATCTGAACTGACCTTTGCCGGAGCGCTGGGTAATCGTCGCTTCCGCTACTTTTACGATGCGGAGGGCTTCTGTATTTCTGCCGATGCCGATTTTGTGATCACCGGGACGGTAATGCCGCACGAAAATAAACCCGAGGGGCCTTTTGGTGATCACCTTGGTTATTACAGTTTAACACATCCCTTCCCATTGATGAAGGTGCATAATGTATATCATAAAAAGAACGCGATATGGTCGTTCACCGTGGTTGGCCGCCCACCGCAGGAAGATACCAGCTTTGGTGCGCTGATACACGAGATCACCGGTTCGGCTTTACCGCAGGAGATACCCGGCCTGCATGCCGTAAACGCGGTTGATGCCGCTGGGGTACACCCTTTGCTATTTGCCATTGGCAGCGAACGCTATACCCCTTATTTAAACGAACGCAAGCCACAGGAGATACTCACCATTGCCAACCACATTTTTGGCAAGAACCAGTTGAGCCTGGCCAAATACCTGTTCATCGCCGCGCAGGAAGATAACCCGGCACTTAATGTGAACGATATCGAAGGCTTTCTGAGGCATATTCTTCAGCGCGTAGACCTTACCCGCGATCTGCATTTCCATACCCGTACCACTATCGATACGCTTGATTACAGCGGTAGCGGGCTGAATTCGGGGAGTAAGGTGGCGGTGGCAGTAGCAGGTGAAGTGAAGCGTAAGTTATGGCAGGAGATGCCGCCGGGTTTTGAGTTGCCTAATGTTTTTTCAGGCTACAAAATGGCTATGCCGGGCGTATTGGCGGTACAGGCCCCTAAATATATCAGCGAGCAGGAAACGGAGCAACAGATCGAGATCCTGAATAACGCGCTGAAGAATATCACTATGATTGGCGTACCACTGATGGTTTTATGCGATGATGCTGTGTTTACCGCGGAAAACATCAACAACCTGGTTTGGGTAACCTTTACCCGCAGCAACCCATCGCACGATATCCATGGTATTAACAGCTTTGTCGAACATAAGCACTGGGGCTGCCAGGGCCCGCTCATTATAGATGCGCGCATTAAACCACATCACGCGCCGGAGTTAATTAAAGACCCGCAGGTGGAGAAACGGGTTGATGCATTGGGTGTTAAAGGTGAGGCTTTGTATGGAATAATTTAA